Proteins found in one Enterococcus sp. 9D6_DIV0238 genomic segment:
- a CDS encoding CAP-associated domain-containing protein, with protein MRRFLAFLGVFLVVLTIGYLEPVFFPAEKPKQVADDFGRQNVSHTALPYEELSASGYAEYVGKPISEFVAKFGEPLEKQPSGMPYELWTYGEKDADYLEVNVQNEKISMIKAFNDSKELVPFSIGMNLSDVSERMTIYSDFAFTYKETNYNIELMEEDMNYRPLIAFDNQSFAILFFNQGDSELAAVVYLDKESLLTLMPYQLIEGEALPLIPENQLTGFDPIKSNQVIRTINLLRMKEKLETYAISTESQKNAQKLFELLPKQQKNIFSAERLENWQFSKEQLSATETFVLSNDEYQKLLKLGQMDKKNTTGMYTEPIYDPSFTVLSWFSDSLYHSRFAHEGNENIGVAFSKASMLVLIQETEKEISQTEDSE; from the coding sequence ATGAGACGATTTTTAGCTTTCTTGGGCGTATTTTTAGTAGTCCTAACGATTGGCTATTTAGAGCCTGTCTTTTTTCCTGCTGAAAAACCGAAGCAAGTAGCAGATGATTTTGGGAGACAGAACGTCTCCCATACTGCTTTGCCATATGAAGAGCTTTCTGCTTCTGGATATGCGGAGTATGTTGGAAAGCCGATATCGGAATTTGTTGCTAAATTCGGTGAACCTCTTGAAAAACAACCATCGGGTATGCCTTATGAGCTATGGACTTACGGAGAAAAAGATGCAGACTATCTAGAAGTGAATGTCCAAAATGAAAAAATTTCGATGATCAAAGCGTTCAACGATTCAAAAGAATTAGTGCCATTTTCGATTGGAATGAATTTATCAGATGTTTCAGAACGGATGACGATCTATTCAGATTTTGCTTTTACATATAAAGAAACAAACTATAACATAGAGTTGATGGAAGAAGATATGAATTATCGTCCGCTGATTGCTTTCGATAATCAATCGTTCGCCATTTTGTTTTTCAATCAAGGAGATAGTGAACTTGCTGCAGTGGTTTATCTTGATAAGGAATCGTTATTGACGCTGATGCCCTATCAATTGATTGAAGGGGAAGCACTTCCTTTAATACCTGAAAATCAATTGACCGGATTTGATCCAATCAAAAGTAATCAGGTCATTCGTACGATCAATTTATTGAGAATGAAAGAAAAACTTGAAACATACGCTATTTCAACTGAAAGTCAAAAGAATGCTCAAAAACTTTTTGAGCTTTTGCCTAAACAGCAAAAGAATATCTTTTCCGCTGAACGATTGGAAAACTGGCAGTTCAGTAAAGAACAATTGAGCGCAACTGAGACATTTGTCTTGTCTAATGATGAATACCAAAAATTGCTGAAATTAGGACAGATGGACAAAAAAAATACGACTGGCATGTACACAGAACCGATTTACGATCCATCCTTTACTGTTCTTTCATGGTTTTCTGATTCGCTCTATCATTCTCGTTTTGCCCATGAAGGAAATGAAAACATTGGCGTTGCATTCTCTAAAGCAAGTATGTTAGTCTTAATACAAGAGACTGAAAAAGAAATATCTCAGACAGAGGATAGTGAATAA
- a CDS encoding pyruvate carboxylase, producing MKKVLVANRGEIAIRIFRACTEMHIGTVAIYAAEDEYSVHRFKADEAYLVGKGKKPIEAYLDMEDIIRIAKKSGADAIHPGYGFLSENLEFARRCEEEGLIFVGPSLHHLDIFGDKIKAKEAAVAAGIASIPGSDGPVQTVDAVLEFGRTHGFPIMIKAALGGGGRGMRVAHDEKEAREGYDRAKSEAKAAFGSDEVYVEKYISNPKHIEVQILGDSHGNVIHLFERDCSVQRRHQKVVEVAPCISMNEEQRLKICDAAVQLMQHVGYINAGTVEFLVEGDQFYFIEVNPRVQVEHTITEMITDIDIVVSQLQIAQGLDLHKDMKIPQQKDIALNGAAIQCRITTEDPLNQFMPDTGKIDTYRSPGGFGVRLDVGNAYSGAVVTPYFDSLLVKVCTHGFTFDKAIQKMERCLREFRIRGVKTNIPFLHKVIGHPEFQSGEAKTTFIDNTPQLFEFPKLRDRGNKTMKYIGEVTVNGFPGVEKSTKKYFDAPRIPTDLELRENYVTAKNILDAKGAAGVIDWIKAQENVLLTDTTFRDAHQSLLATRVRTQDFKEIARLTGEGLPELFSSEMWGGATFDVAYRFLNEDPWQRLRKIRKLMPNTLLQMLFRGSNAVGYQNYPDNVIEEFIKESARQGIDVFRIFDSLNWLPQMEKSIQAVRDTGKIAEAAICYTGDINDPSRAKYNVEYYKNMTKELEQMGAHIIAIKDMAGLLKPQAAYRLISELKATTDLPIHLHTHDTSGNGIITYSAATKAGVDIVDVATSAMSGATSQPSMSSLYYALVNGERTPDINVDNAQKINHYWEDVRMYYKPFENGLNAPQTEVYMHEMPGGQYSNLQQQAKAVGLGHKWDDIKKMYHTVNQMFGDIVKVTPSSKVVGDMALFMVQNDLTEEDIFSNGESLSFPESVVTFFQGDLGQPVGGFPKELQSIILKGRPAFTERPGSLAAPVKFDKVKDELAELIGYEPKLEEILSYLMYPQVFLDYRTSYQNFGDVTLLDTPTFFQGIRQGESVEVQIEKGKTLIIRLDEVGEPDIEGNRVLFFNLNGQRREVVIKDTSVKSAIQAKRKAEPTNKEQIGATMSGSVLQVLVKKGDKVKKGDALLVTEAMKMETTIEARFDGEVEHIYVVEGEAISSGDLLIEVSEK from the coding sequence ATGAAAAAAGTTTTAGTAGCAAATCGTGGAGAAATTGCAATCAGAATTTTTAGAGCCTGTACGGAGATGCACATCGGGACAGTGGCAATCTATGCAGCAGAAGATGAATATTCAGTACATCGTTTTAAAGCTGACGAAGCTTATTTGGTTGGTAAAGGGAAAAAACCAATTGAAGCCTACCTTGATATGGAAGATATCATTCGCATTGCCAAGAAATCTGGAGCAGATGCGATCCATCCTGGCTATGGTTTTCTTTCAGAAAATCTAGAATTTGCTCGTCGTTGTGAAGAGGAAGGATTGATTTTCGTAGGTCCTTCTTTACATCACTTAGACATATTTGGTGACAAGATCAAAGCGAAAGAAGCCGCAGTTGCAGCAGGTATTGCTTCGATTCCGGGTTCGGATGGTCCTGTTCAAACTGTTGATGCAGTGTTAGAGTTTGGTCGGACACATGGCTTTCCGATCATGATCAAAGCAGCATTAGGCGGCGGCGGTCGTGGAATGCGTGTTGCTCATGATGAAAAAGAAGCGAGAGAAGGTTATGATCGGGCTAAAAGTGAAGCTAAAGCAGCCTTCGGTTCAGATGAAGTTTATGTTGAAAAATATATCTCTAATCCTAAACATATAGAAGTCCAGATTCTAGGCGACAGCCATGGTAACGTTATTCACTTATTTGAGCGTGATTGTTCTGTTCAGCGTCGTCATCAAAAAGTAGTCGAAGTTGCACCGTGTATCTCGATGAACGAAGAACAACGATTGAAAATCTGTGATGCTGCTGTCCAATTGATGCAGCATGTCGGATATATCAATGCAGGTACGGTTGAATTCCTAGTTGAAGGGGATCAATTTTACTTTATCGAAGTCAATCCTCGTGTTCAGGTGGAACATACGATTACAGAAATGATCACGGATATTGATATCGTAGTTTCTCAACTGCAAATTGCACAAGGACTTGATTTGCATAAGGATATGAAAATTCCTCAACAAAAAGATATTGCATTGAACGGCGCAGCGATTCAATGTCGAATCACTACAGAAGATCCGTTGAATCAATTTATGCCTGATACAGGTAAAATCGATACGTATCGTTCGCCAGGCGGATTTGGTGTGCGTCTAGATGTAGGGAATGCATACTCTGGTGCGGTGGTAACACCTTACTTTGATTCACTTTTAGTAAAAGTTTGTACGCATGGTTTTACCTTTGATAAAGCGATTCAAAAAATGGAGCGTTGCTTACGTGAATTCAGAATTCGCGGAGTCAAAACAAATATCCCGTTCCTTCATAAAGTTATTGGTCATCCTGAATTTCAATCGGGGGAAGCAAAGACGACTTTTATTGACAACACACCGCAATTATTCGAATTTCCTAAGTTGAGAGACCGTGGAAATAAAACGATGAAATATATTGGAGAAGTAACAGTCAATGGTTTCCCAGGTGTAGAAAAATCGACAAAGAAATACTTTGATGCACCGCGGATTCCAACTGACTTAGAATTACGTGAAAACTACGTCACAGCTAAAAATATTTTAGATGCAAAAGGCGCTGCTGGTGTGATCGATTGGATCAAGGCACAGGAAAATGTACTATTAACAGATACAACCTTCCGTGATGCCCACCAAAGCTTACTGGCGACTCGTGTGAGAACACAGGACTTTAAAGAAATTGCTCGTCTGACAGGAGAAGGTCTACCTGAATTATTCTCAAGTGAGATGTGGGGGGGCGCGACCTTTGATGTTGCTTATCGTTTTTTAAATGAAGATCCGTGGCAAAGACTTCGCAAGATTCGTAAATTGATGCCGAACACATTACTGCAAATGCTCTTTAGAGGTTCGAATGCAGTAGGATATCAAAACTATCCAGATAATGTGATCGAAGAGTTTATCAAAGAATCAGCAAGACAAGGAATCGATGTTTTTCGAATTTTTGACAGCTTGAACTGGCTTCCGCAAATGGAAAAAAGTATTCAAGCAGTTAGAGATACTGGAAAAATCGCTGAAGCTGCTATTTGCTATACTGGCGATATCAATGATCCTTCAAGAGCAAAATATAACGTTGAATACTATAAAAACATGACGAAAGAGCTTGAACAAATGGGCGCTCATATCATCGCAATCAAAGATATGGCTGGATTACTAAAACCACAAGCTGCTTACCGTTTGATCAGTGAATTGAAAGCAACAACGGATCTTCCTATACATTTGCATACCCATGATACTAGCGGGAATGGTATTATCACGTATTCTGCAGCAACAAAAGCTGGTGTTGATATTGTGGATGTTGCGACTAGTGCAATGAGTGGCGCAACAAGTCAACCAAGTATGAGCAGTCTGTATTATGCCTTAGTTAATGGTGAAAGAACACCTGATATCAATGTTGATAATGCTCAAAAAATCAATCATTACTGGGAAGATGTTCGTATGTATTACAAACCGTTTGAAAATGGATTGAATGCACCGCAAACAGAAGTATACATGCATGAAATGCCTGGTGGACAATACTCTAACTTACAACAACAGGCAAAAGCAGTTGGGTTAGGTCATAAATGGGATGACATCAAAAAAATGTATCATACAGTGAATCAAATGTTTGGCGATATCGTCAAAGTAACACCTTCTTCAAAAGTTGTTGGAGACATGGCGCTATTCATGGTACAAAATGATTTAACAGAAGAGGATATTTTTTCTAATGGAGAAAGCTTGAGCTTCCCTGAATCAGTAGTCACTTTTTTCCAAGGAGACTTAGGTCAACCCGTTGGTGGTTTTCCAAAAGAGCTTCAGAGTATCATTTTAAAAGGACGTCCAGCGTTTACAGAAAGACCCGGAAGCTTAGCGGCACCTGTAAAATTTGATAAAGTTAAGGACGAGCTGGCTGAACTGATTGGCTATGAACCTAAATTGGAAGAGATTTTAAGCTATTTGATGTATCCGCAAGTATTTTTAGATTATCGTACATCTTATCAAAACTTTGGGGATGTGACGTTGTTGGATACGCCAACCTTCTTCCAAGGTATTCGTCAAGGTGAATCAGTAGAAGTCCAAATTGAAAAAGGAAAAACGTTGATCATTCGTCTAGACGAAGTTGGTGAGCCTGATATTGAAGGAAATCGAGTACTCTTCTTCAACTTGAACGGGCAGCGTAGAGAAGTTGTCATAAAAGATACATCCGTTAAATCAGCGATTCAGGCAAAAAGAAAAGCTGAGCCGACGAACAAAGAACAGATTGGTGCAACGATGTCTGGCTCTGTACTTCAAGTGCTAGTCAAAAAAGGTGATAAGGTCAAAAAAGGTGATGCTTTACTGGTCACTGAAGCAATGAAAATGGAAACAACGATTGAAGCACGTTTCGATGGCGAGGTAGAACATATCTATGTTGTCGAAGGTGAAGCAATCAGTTCTGGAGATCTTTTAATAGAAGTCAGCGAAAAATAA
- a CDS encoding FtsW/RodA/SpoVE family cell cycle protein encodes MPNKIKKRHLLDYSILIPYLVLSAVGLIMVYSSTSSLLVTKGEPPTSMVVSQLQFWVLSLVAMFFIYKMKTAVFQNKGFIMLAITVISVLLLAVKFTPLGKTINGASGWLYLGGFSMQPAEYLKIMIIWYLAYILGRRQKYIDKEFKKAVFRPMLLVGFLIALVAIQPDLGNAAILTLIAIIMILACGVNYMYTYVVGGAGILGSIFIIEALILSKGAFIPAKYQYVYKRFAIFLNPFTDERNAGHQLANSYYAINNGGWFGKGLGNSIQKKGFLPEAHSDFIFAITIEELGLLVSLIILALLMFMIARIILVGVRSKKPFNSLMCIGIGSMLLLQVFINLGGITGVIPLTGITFPFLSHGGNSLLIISIAVAFVLNISADEKKQKMTQEYQLFGNQ; translated from the coding sequence TTGCCAAACAAGATAAAAAAGCGGCACCTGTTAGATTATAGCATTTTGATTCCATATTTGGTTCTTAGTGCAGTAGGCCTGATCATGGTCTATAGTTCGACTTCTTCACTGTTAGTTACAAAAGGGGAACCGCCGACTAGTATGGTCGTTTCTCAACTGCAGTTTTGGGTTTTAAGCTTAGTGGCAATGTTTTTTATTTACAAAATGAAAACCGCTGTTTTTCAAAATAAAGGCTTCATTATGCTAGCCATCACTGTGATTTCTGTTTTGCTATTGGCAGTTAAGTTTACGCCATTAGGGAAAACGATCAATGGTGCATCCGGTTGGCTATATTTAGGCGGATTTTCTATGCAGCCTGCTGAATACTTGAAAATCATGATCATTTGGTATTTAGCTTACATTTTAGGTAGAAGACAGAAGTATATCGACAAAGAGTTTAAAAAAGCTGTGTTCAGACCAATGCTTTTAGTTGGTTTTTTGATTGCCCTTGTTGCGATCCAGCCCGATCTTGGTAATGCAGCGATTTTGACGCTGATTGCGATCATTATGATTTTAGCTTGCGGTGTGAATTACATGTATACCTATGTGGTTGGAGGAGCAGGGATCTTAGGAAGTATTTTTATTATTGAAGCGTTGATTTTAAGTAAGGGTGCGTTTATTCCTGCGAAATACCAGTATGTTTACAAACGTTTTGCGATTTTTTTAAATCCATTTACGGATGAACGTAATGCGGGACATCAATTAGCGAATTCATACTATGCCATCAACAATGGCGGCTGGTTCGGTAAAGGACTAGGAAATAGTATACAGAAAAAAGGCTTTTTGCCAGAAGCACATTCAGACTTTATATTTGCGATCACAATCGAAGAGCTAGGCTTACTTGTATCGCTGATTATTTTAGCGCTTTTGATGTTCATGATAGCGCGAATTATTTTAGTTGGTGTTCGTTCGAAAAAGCCATTCAATTCTTTAATGTGTATTGGTATTGGTTCGATGTTATTATTACAAGTTTTCATTAACCTAGGCGGAATTACAGGTGTGATTCCACTAACTGGGATTACTTTTCCATTTCTCAGTCATGGAGGAAATAGTCTATTGATCATCTCCATTGCGGTTGCTTTTGTGCTGAACATCAGTGCGGATGAGAAAAAACAAAAAATGACCCAAGAATACCAATTATTTGGGAATCAATAA
- a CDS encoding YlaN family protein: MESISKEFAIQLLNDDAQRIMMLIRNQKNSLCISQCKAFEEVVDTQMYGFSRQVTYAIRLGILSSTQGHQLLSDLEKELNQLYSDVYEETQEKKEIGKEV, encoded by the coding sequence ATGGAATCCATTTCAAAAGAGTTCGCGATTCAGCTGTTAAATGATGACGCACAAAGGATCATGATGCTGATCCGTAATCAAAAAAATAGTTTATGTATTTCCCAATGTAAGGCTTTTGAAGAAGTCGTTGATACGCAAATGTATGGTTTTTCTCGTCAGGTGACTTATGCGATTCGTCTTGGCATTTTGAGTTCGACCCAAGGACACCAATTATTAAGTGATTTAGAGAAAGAACTTAATCAATTATATAGTGATGTTTATGAGGAAACACAAGAAAAAAAAGAGATTGGCAAGGAGGTCTAA
- a CDS encoding GNAT family N-acetyltransferase, translating into MFIRLKEKRDVDKIDRFIKVAFETAKVKDGDEHHFVQRLRQSLDYLPQFEYVAECNDEIVGHIMLTRIHFENEQEESKLLLLAPLAVRLDQRNKGVGARLMETAEAAAKDAKEKAIILVGDSAYDNCYGYQQASEFGLLSEPEIPREYLLIKKIDVSDWLKSDGKILIPS; encoded by the coding sequence ATGTTTATTCGTTTGAAGGAAAAACGAGATGTTGATAAGATCGATCGATTCATCAAAGTGGCCTTCGAAACGGCAAAAGTTAAAGATGGTGATGAACATCATTTTGTACAACGTCTGCGACAAAGTTTGGATTATTTGCCTCAATTTGAATACGTTGCTGAGTGTAATGACGAAATCGTAGGACATATCATGCTTACAAGAATTCATTTCGAAAATGAACAAGAGGAAAGCAAATTGCTGCTATTAGCTCCTTTGGCAGTGAGATTAGACCAAAGGAATAAAGGAGTGGGAGCCAGACTTATGGAAACCGCCGAGGCAGCGGCTAAAGATGCGAAAGAGAAAGCGATCATTTTGGTAGGTGATTCTGCTTATGATAACTGCTATGGTTATCAGCAAGCGAGTGAATTTGGTTTGTTGTCGGAACCAGAGATTCCAAGGGAATATCTTCTGATCAAAAAAATCGATGTAAGTGATTGGTTAAAATCAGATGGAAAGATTCTTATTCCATCGTAA
- the adhP gene encoding alcohol dehydrogenase AdhP, translating to MKAAVVTKESNGKVEIKEVELRPLEAGEALVDVEYCGVCHTDLHVAHGDFGEVPGRVIGHEGIGIVKEVASDVDNLKVGDRVSIAWFFEGCGTCEYCITGRETFCRQVKNAGFSVDGAMAEQCIVKANYAVKVPEGLDPAQASSISCAGVTCYKAIKVSEVKPGQWIAIYGIGGLGNLAIQYAKNVFNAKVIAIDINDDKLEFAKELGADLVCNPLKDGDAGEWIQAKIGGAHAAVVTAVSKVAFNQAVNSVRAAGKVVAVGLPPETMDLEIVKTVLDGIQIVGSLVGTRKDLEEAFQFGAEGKVVPVVETRCLHEVNDIFEEMEQGKIKGRMVVDMKK from the coding sequence GTGAAAGCAGCTGTTGTAACAAAGGAAAGTAATGGAAAAGTAGAAATCAAAGAAGTAGAATTAAGACCGCTTGAAGCAGGAGAAGCTTTGGTGGATGTTGAATATTGTGGTGTCTGCCATACAGACTTACATGTTGCTCATGGTGATTTTGGCGAAGTGCCAGGACGTGTCATAGGACATGAAGGGATCGGGATCGTTAAAGAAGTTGCTTCTGATGTAGATAATCTAAAAGTCGGCGATCGTGTCAGTATTGCATGGTTCTTTGAAGGATGTGGTACATGTGAGTATTGCATAACCGGTCGTGAAACATTTTGCCGTCAAGTAAAAAATGCAGGTTTTTCAGTTGACGGAGCGATGGCAGAACAGTGTATCGTTAAAGCGAATTATGCAGTAAAAGTGCCTGAGGGATTGGATCCTGCTCAAGCAAGTAGTATTTCTTGTGCGGGTGTTACTTGTTATAAGGCAATCAAGGTGTCGGAAGTTAAGCCTGGCCAATGGATCGCTATTTATGGTATCGGCGGTTTAGGAAATCTGGCTATTCAATATGCAAAGAATGTCTTTAATGCTAAAGTAATTGCAATCGATATCAACGATGATAAATTAGAATTTGCAAAAGAGCTGGGTGCAGATCTAGTGTGTAATCCGCTAAAAGATGGAGACGCTGGTGAGTGGATCCAAGCTAAAATCGGTGGCGCACATGCAGCAGTTGTGACAGCTGTTTCCAAAGTTGCATTCAATCAAGCTGTGAACTCCGTTCGGGCGGCAGGGAAAGTAGTTGCAGTTGGGCTTCCGCCGGAAACAATGGATTTAGAAATCGTGAAAACAGTCTTAGATGGCATTCAAATCGTAGGATCACTAGTTGGAACTCGTAAAGACTTAGAAGAAGCTTTCCAATTTGGCGCGGAAGGAAAAGTTGTTCCTGTTGTAGAAACACGTTGTTTACATGAAGTGAATGATATCTTTGAAGAAATGGAGCAAGGTAAGATCAAAGGTAGAATGGTTGTTGACATGAAAAAATAG
- the pyk gene encoding pyruvate kinase, with amino-acid sequence MKKTKIVCTIGPASESVDMLVNLMNAGMNVCRLNFSHGDFEEHGNRIKNIREAAKITGKRVAILLDTKGPEIRTNEMENGAITLKTGDTIRLSMTEVLGTNEKFSITYPELINDVNVGSHILLDDGLIDLEVTDIDRSANEIVTLVKNEGVLKNKKGVNVPGVSVNLPGITDKDAADIRFGIEQGVDFIAASFVRRATDVLEITKILEEENATHIQIIPKIENQEGIDNIDEILKVSDGLMVARGDMGVEIPTEDVPVVQKELIKKCNALGKPVITATQMLDSMQRNPRPTRAEANDVANAIYDGTDAVMLSGETAAGDYPLEAVQTMARIAVRTEEALINQDSFALKLYSKTDMTEAIGQSVGHTARNLGIQTIVAATESGHTARMISKYRPKAHIVAITFTEQKARSLSLSWGVYATVAEKPASTDEMFSLATHVSQDEGFASEGDLIIITAGVPVGEKGTTNLMKIQMIGSKLVQGQGIGEDSVIAKAVVANTAEEAVANAVEGSILVVKTTDKDYMPAIDKAIALVVEEGGLTSHAAVVAIAKDIPVIVGAADATNLIENGELITVDPRRGIVYRGATTAI; translated from the coding sequence ATGAAAAAAACGAAAATCGTATGTACGATCGGACCAGCTAGTGAATCCGTTGATATGCTAGTAAACTTAATGAATGCAGGGATGAATGTTTGCCGTTTGAACTTCTCACATGGTGACTTTGAAGAACATGGCAACCGCATCAAAAACATTCGTGAGGCTGCTAAGATCACTGGCAAACGTGTTGCGATCTTACTTGACACAAAAGGTCCTGAGATTCGTACGAACGAAATGGAAAATGGCGCAATCACTCTAAAAACAGGTGATACTATTCGTCTTTCTATGACAGAAGTTTTAGGAACAAACGAAAAATTTTCAATTACTTATCCAGAATTAATCAATGATGTAAACGTCGGCTCACATATTCTTTTAGATGATGGCTTGATCGATTTGGAAGTAACAGATATCGACCGCTCAGCAAACGAAATCGTTACATTAGTTAAAAACGAAGGCGTACTAAAAAATAAAAAAGGTGTTAACGTACCTGGTGTTTCTGTAAATCTTCCAGGAATCACTGATAAAGATGCCGCTGATATCCGTTTTGGTATCGAACAAGGCGTTGACTTTATCGCTGCAAGTTTCGTTCGCCGTGCAACAGACGTTCTAGAAATCACAAAAATTTTAGAAGAAGAAAATGCAACACATATCCAAATCATTCCTAAAATCGAAAACCAAGAAGGGATCGACAACATCGATGAGATCCTAAAAGTTTCTGATGGTTTAATGGTTGCCCGTGGAGATATGGGTGTAGAAATCCCAACAGAAGATGTTCCTGTTGTTCAAAAAGAATTGATCAAAAAATGTAATGCTTTAGGTAAACCAGTTATTACTGCAACACAAATGTTGGATTCTATGCAACGCAATCCTCGTCCGACTCGTGCAGAAGCAAACGACGTTGCTAACGCTATTTATGACGGAACAGATGCAGTAATGCTTTCTGGTGAAACAGCAGCTGGAGATTATCCTTTAGAAGCAGTTCAAACAATGGCTCGCATCGCAGTTCGTACGGAAGAAGCATTGATCAACCAAGATTCATTTGCATTAAAACTATACAGCAAAACAGATATGACAGAAGCAATCGGCCAATCTGTTGGACATACTGCGCGTAACTTAGGTATCCAAACGATCGTTGCAGCGACAGAATCAGGACATACAGCACGTATGATCTCTAAATACCGTCCGAAAGCACACATCGTTGCAATCACATTTACTGAACAAAAAGCACGCAGTTTATCATTATCTTGGGGCGTTTATGCAACAGTTGCAGAAAAACCAGCAAGTACTGATGAAATGTTCAGCTTAGCAACACACGTTTCTCAAGACGAAGGCTTTGCAAGTGAAGGCGATCTAATCATCATCACTGCAGGTGTTCCAGTCGGTGAAAAAGGTACAACAAACCTAATGAAGATCCAAATGATCGGATCAAAATTAGTTCAAGGTCAAGGAATCGGCGAAGATTCAGTTATTGCTAAAGCAGTAGTTGCAAATACTGCTGAAGAAGCAGTGGCGAACGCTGTTGAAGGTTCTATATTAGTTGTGAAAACAACAGATAAAGACTACATGCCTGCAATCGATAAAGCTATTGCTTTAGTGGTTGAAGAAGGTGGATTAACTTCTCATGCAGCAGTAGTTGCTATTGCCAAAGATATTCCTGTTATTGTTGGTGCAGCTGATGCAACAAACCTTATTGAAAATGGTGAATTGATCACAGTTGACCCTCGTCGTGGAATCGTATATCGCGGTGCAACAACAGCAATCTAA
- the pfkA gene encoding 6-phosphofructokinase yields the protein MKRIGILTSGGDAPGMNAAIRAVVRKGIYDGIEVYGINYGFAGLVAGDIRRLDIADVGDKIQRGGTFLYSARYPEFATEEGQLKGIEQLKKFGIEGLVVIGGDGSYHGAMALTKRGFPAVGIPGTIDNDIPGTDFTIGFDTAINTVLESIDRIRDTATSHVRTFVIEVMGRGAGDIALWSGVAGGADEIIIPEHDFDMVNVAKRIREGRDRGKKHCLIILAEGVMGGNEFAEKLSEHGDFHTRVSILGHVVRGGSPSARDRVLASKFGSYAVELLKAGKGGQCIGMLDNQVVSADIVDTLENHKHKPDLSLYDLNQEISF from the coding sequence ATGAAACGTATCGGTATTTTAACCAGTGGGGGAGACGCCCCAGGAATGAACGCTGCAATTCGTGCAGTGGTACGTAAAGGGATTTATGACGGAATCGAAGTTTATGGGATCAACTACGGTTTTGCAGGCTTAGTGGCTGGTGATATCCGCCGTTTGGATATTGCAGATGTTGGCGATAAAATTCAGCGTGGGGGAACATTTCTTTACTCTGCCCGCTATCCAGAATTTGCAACAGAAGAAGGCCAGCTAAAAGGGATCGAACAATTGAAAAAATTCGGCATTGAAGGTTTGGTCGTTATCGGTGGTGACGGTTCTTATCATGGTGCGATGGCGCTGACAAAACGCGGATTCCCTGCTGTTGGAATTCCAGGTACGATCGATAATGATATTCCTGGGACTGATTTTACGATTGGATTTGATACAGCAATCAATACTGTATTGGAATCAATCGACCGTATTCGTGATACTGCTACCTCTCACGTACGTACATTCGTGATCGAAGTAATGGGTCGTGGAGCAGGAGATATCGCGCTATGGTCTGGAGTTGCCGGTGGTGCAGACGAAATCATCATTCCAGAGCATGACTTTGACATGGTCAATGTAGCTAAACGAATCAGAGAAGGCCGTGATCGCGGGAAGAAACATTGCTTGATCATTTTAGCAGAAGGCGTGATGGGCGGTAATGAATTTGCCGAAAAACTTTCTGAACATGGTGATTTCCATACTCGTGTGTCTATTTTAGGACATGTGGTCCGCGGTGGTTCTCCAAGTGCGCGTGATCGTGTATTGGCAAGTAAGTTTGGTTCATATGCAGTGGAATTATTGAAAGCCGGCAAGGGCGGTCAATGTATCGGTATGCTGGATAACCAAGTCGTTTCAGCTGATATCGTTGATACACTTGAAAACCACAAACATAAACCTGACTTATCACTTTATGATTTAAATCAAGAGATTTCTTTCTAA